Proteins from one Microbacterium hatanonis genomic window:
- a CDS encoding permease, protein MAVPLALGVAAIAALFAIDAFAPQLFSASLPTRAQDAVTLSLSVLIESLPFVVLGVVLSIVVQVWVPPGAIERWMPRRAWARRAVLSLLGMFIPVCECGNVPFARGLLMRGFTVSETLTFLVAAPIVNPIVIITTHAAFGFDDNILIARLIGGYLVANLIGWLYSRHPSPDALLTARFRETCELVTTESGGKGRRSLAQFVVELRSVMPALVIGSALAGAVQILVPRDTLVAIGSDPALSIVAMIVLALVVSICSNVDAFFALSFAAAFTPGSLVAFLVVGPIVDLKMLALLRTTFSTRVLVGMTVTVVLFAFALGTVVNLGA, encoded by the coding sequence GTGGCGGTGCCGCTCGCGCTCGGCGTGGCCGCGATCGCCGCCCTGTTCGCGATCGACGCCTTCGCCCCGCAGCTGTTCAGCGCCTCGTTGCCGACCAGGGCGCAGGACGCGGTCACGCTCTCGCTCAGCGTGCTCATCGAGTCGCTGCCGTTCGTCGTGCTCGGCGTGGTGCTCTCGATCGTCGTGCAGGTGTGGGTTCCGCCAGGTGCGATCGAGCGCTGGATGCCACGCCGGGCGTGGGCGCGTCGCGCGGTGCTCTCGCTCCTGGGCATGTTCATCCCGGTCTGCGAGTGCGGCAACGTGCCCTTCGCGCGCGGCCTGCTGATGCGCGGCTTCACCGTGTCCGAGACGCTGACCTTCCTGGTCGCCGCGCCGATCGTGAACCCGATCGTCATCATCACCACGCACGCCGCGTTCGGCTTCGACGACAACATCCTCATCGCCCGCCTGATCGGCGGCTACCTCGTCGCGAACCTCATCGGCTGGTTGTACAGCCGCCATCCGTCGCCGGATGCGCTGCTGACCGCCCGGTTCCGCGAGACGTGCGAGCTCGTCACGACCGAGTCGGGCGGGAAGGGCCGCCGCTCGCTCGCCCAGTTCGTGGTCGAGCTGCGCTCGGTGATGCCGGCGCTCGTGATCGGTTCGGCGCTCGCCGGAGCCGTGCAGATCCTGGTGCCGCGCGACACGCTCGTCGCGATCGGCTCCGACCCGGCACTGTCGATCGTCGCGATGATCGTGCTGGCGCTCGTCGTCTCGATCTGCTCGAACGTCGACGCGTTCTTCGCACTGTCGTTCGCCGCGGCCTTCACGCCCGGCTCGCTCGTGGCCTTCCTCGTGGTCGGTCCGATCGTCGACCTCAAGATGCTGGCGCTCCTGCGCACCACCTTCTCGACCCGCGTGCTCGTGGGGATGACGGTCACCGTGGTGCTCTTCGCCTTCGCCCTCGGAACGGTGGTGAACCTCGGTGCGTAA
- a CDS encoding Fur family transcriptional regulator, whose translation MTQRNTWQRERVREALADARGFVSAQSLHATLRDDNTGIGLATVYRALAGLAAQGNADSLQSPEGENLFRACATPGHHHHLICRSCGLAVEIEADDVEEWAQRTAATHGFTQAEHIVDIFGLCASCAEARASERAGQ comes from the coding sequence ATGACCCAGCGCAACACCTGGCAGCGCGAACGCGTGCGTGAAGCGCTCGCCGACGCCCGCGGGTTCGTCAGCGCTCAGTCGCTGCACGCCACCCTCCGCGACGACAACACCGGCATCGGTCTCGCGACCGTCTATCGCGCCCTCGCCGGGCTCGCCGCCCAGGGCAACGCCGATTCGCTGCAGAGCCCCGAGGGGGAGAACCTCTTCCGCGCCTGCGCGACCCCCGGCCACCACCACCACCTGATCTGCCGCTCGTGCGGTCTGGCCGTCGAGATTGAGGCCGACGACGTCGAGGAGTGGGCGCAGCGCACCGCAGCGACGCACGGCTTCACCCAGGCGGAGCACATCGTCGACATCTTCGGCCTCTGCGCTTCGTGCGCCGAGGCCCGCGCGAGCGAGCGTGCGGGGCAGTAG
- a CDS encoding metal ABC transporter permease — protein MNWADVGTALFGGVADYGEILALVWNSVIAGAVLGLVGGLIGVFVMQRDMAFAVHGISELSFAGAAAALLIGVDVVTGSIVGSLIAAGLIGVLGARARDRNSIIGVLMPFGLGLGILFLSLYNGRSANRFSLLTGQIVSVQTGQLGWLIALSAVALLALLLIWRPLRFDSLDPQSAAARGVPTTAVSLVFMLLLGLVVAVAVHIIGALLVMALLVTPAAAAMRVASGPVAVPVLAAAFGFISAVGGILLAVAGTLPVSPYITTISFVIYLVCRIVGARRGRVTRTA, from the coding sequence ATGAACTGGGCCGACGTGGGAACAGCGCTCTTCGGCGGCGTCGCCGATTACGGCGAGATCCTCGCCCTGGTGTGGAACTCCGTCATCGCCGGTGCGGTGCTGGGGCTCGTCGGCGGGCTCATCGGCGTCTTCGTGATGCAGCGCGACATGGCCTTCGCCGTGCACGGCATCAGCGAATTGTCGTTCGCGGGCGCCGCGGCGGCGCTCCTCATCGGGGTCGACGTCGTGACGGGTTCGATCGTGGGCTCTCTGATCGCGGCCGGACTCATAGGGGTGCTCGGAGCGCGCGCGAGGGACCGCAATTCGATCATCGGCGTGCTCATGCCGTTCGGCCTCGGACTCGGCATCCTCTTCCTCTCGCTGTACAACGGGCGAAGCGCCAACCGGTTCAGCCTGCTCACCGGGCAGATCGTGTCGGTGCAGACGGGGCAGCTCGGGTGGCTCATCGCGCTCAGCGCCGTCGCTCTGCTCGCGCTGCTGCTCATCTGGCGGCCGCTGCGCTTCGACTCCCTCGACCCGCAGTCGGCGGCGGCGCGGGGCGTACCGACCACCGCCGTCTCGCTCGTCTTCATGCTGTTGCTCGGCCTCGTGGTCGCCGTCGCGGTGCACATCATCGGCGCCCTGCTCGTGATGGCGCTGCTGGTCACCCCCGCCGCCGCGGCGATGCGCGTCGCCTCCGGTCCGGTGGCCGTGCCGGTGCTCGCCGCCGCGTTCGGATTCATCTCGGCGGTCGGCGGCATCCTGCTCGCCGTGGCCGGCACTCTGCCGGTGAGCCCGTACATCACCACCATCTCGTTCGTCATCTACCTCGTGTGCCGCATCGTCGGCGCGCGCCGCGGTCGGGTGACCCGCACCGCATGA
- a CDS encoding N-acetylglucosamine-6-phosphate deacetylase, translating to MTEDEHRHPLTVYLDATAPGGERGWFEIRDGVVTARGTGSPTPAPGQRCVQLGNAVVTTTFTDLHCHGASGVAFDDGPEGAIREAIDFHGDHGTGRMLLSLVSAPVPRLATRLAEVSAVLPSFAEAAGIHAEGPFLAPGRRGAHDAAALTDPTPWAVETLLEASDGRLRSITIAPELPGAIDAIDRLTAAGVVVAVGHTDADYDQAAEAFDHGASLLTHAFNAMRPFLHREPGPIGAAIDRDHVVLEAIADGHHIHDSALRLLFAAAPGRIALVTDAMSATGCADGDFAIGELDVTVTGGVPYLAGTTTLAGSTLTLDEAVRRSVRAGIPVAQAVAAVTAVPAALLGEPEPRVDVGAATADLLVVHQDGSVVAFDAATA from the coding sequence GTGACCGAAGACGAACACCGGCATCCGCTCACCGTGTACCTCGACGCGACCGCGCCCGGCGGAGAGCGGGGCTGGTTCGAGATTCGGGACGGCGTCGTCACGGCGCGCGGAACCGGCTCGCCGACGCCCGCGCCCGGGCAGCGCTGCGTGCAGCTGGGGAACGCGGTGGTCACGACGACGTTCACCGACCTGCACTGCCACGGCGCGAGTGGCGTCGCCTTCGACGACGGCCCCGAGGGCGCGATCCGCGAAGCGATCGATTTCCACGGCGACCACGGAACGGGGCGGATGCTGCTGAGCCTCGTCAGCGCGCCGGTGCCGCGGTTGGCGACGCGGCTCGCCGAGGTCTCCGCCGTCCTCCCGTCGTTCGCCGAGGCCGCTGGGATCCATGCGGAAGGGCCGTTCCTGGCCCCGGGGCGCCGAGGGGCGCACGATGCGGCCGCGCTCACCGACCCGACCCCTTGGGCCGTGGAGACCCTTCTCGAGGCTTCGGACGGCCGGCTCCGCTCGATCACGATCGCTCCGGAGCTGCCGGGTGCCATCGATGCCATCGATCGGCTGACGGCCGCGGGTGTCGTGGTCGCCGTGGGTCACACGGACGCGGACTACGACCAGGCGGCGGAGGCGTTCGACCACGGGGCGTCGCTGCTGACCCATGCCTTCAACGCGATGCGGCCGTTCCTGCATCGTGAGCCGGGGCCGATCGGCGCGGCGATCGACCGCGATCACGTGGTTCTGGAGGCGATCGCGGATGGCCACCACATCCACGACTCGGCCCTCCGGCTGCTGTTCGCGGCCGCGCCCGGCCGGATCGCCCTCGTCACCGACGCCATGTCGGCAACGGGCTGCGCCGACGGCGACTTCGCCATCGGGGAGCTCGACGTGACCGTGACCGGCGGCGTCCCCTACCTCGCGGGGACCACGACGCTGGCCGGTTCGACCCTCACCCTCGACGAGGCGGTGCGTCGGTCGGTTCGCGCCGGGATCCCCGTCGCGCAGGCGGTGGCCGCCGTGACGGCCGTCCCCGCGGCGCTGCTCGGCGAGCCGGAGCCTCGGGTCGACGTCGGCGCCGCGACCGCGGATCTCCTCGTCGTCCACCAGGACGGATCGGTCGTGGCGTTCGACGCGGCGACGGCGTGA
- a CDS encoding DUF2087 domain-containing protein, with protein sequence MTTADQNAWRPAIAALANDTTREVYARIVLGASRGDAVAGVPVPRADAAIAALVGSGLVAERDGALVADATGPKRMLATAAGRPTGIDRFLRPDGRVDRYPSKASERAELLAHVAERVLRPGEVVTERELTGRLERFADDVALLRRHLVDHGVVERTPSGSEYALAPSIRETPVAAETPRQAVGLGSEATSGPGDAASGSTSSERR encoded by the coding sequence ATGACGACGGCAGACCAGAACGCCTGGCGGCCGGCGATCGCGGCGCTGGCCAACGACACGACCCGCGAGGTCTACGCCCGCATCGTGCTGGGCGCCTCGCGCGGCGACGCCGTCGCCGGCGTCCCCGTCCCGCGGGCCGATGCGGCGATCGCCGCGCTGGTCGGGTCGGGCCTCGTCGCCGAGCGAGACGGAGCGTTGGTCGCCGACGCGACCGGACCGAAGCGGATGCTGGCGACCGCCGCTGGGCGACCGACCGGCATCGATCGGTTCCTGCGGCCCGACGGGCGCGTCGACCGCTACCCGTCGAAGGCGAGCGAGCGGGCGGAGCTGCTCGCGCACGTGGCGGAGAGGGTCCTCCGTCCGGGCGAGGTCGTGACCGAGCGCGAGCTCACCGGGCGTCTCGAGCGTTTCGCCGACGACGTCGCCCTCCTCCGTCGCCATCTCGTCGACCACGGCGTGGTCGAGCGCACCCCCTCGGGCTCGGAGTACGCCCTGGCCCCCAGCATCCGTGAGACACCGGTTGCGGCCGAGACGCCCCGCCAGGCCGTGGGTCTCGGCTCGGAAGCGACGTCTGGGCCGGGGGACGCGGCGTCCGGGTCGACGTCCAGCGAGCGCCGGTAG
- a CDS encoding metal ABC transporter solute-binding protein, Zn/Mn family, whose amino-acid sequence MTRNRLLLPAALVAASALALAGCAGTSDSAGSAATDDDGRVQIVASTNVYGQIAEAIGGDLVDVTSIIASASQDPHSYEPSAQDQLIVSRADLLIENGGGYDAFVDALIESSGVDAPVITAVEYSHDWPENAGHDAESTETPDAESDDHADDDGHDHADHDHVEGFNEHVWYDPHTIEHVAEAIADELTTLLPDDADAISTNLTAFTDGVAGIEDALAEVEASDAGAGVFVTEPVPGYLVAAAGLTVVTPEAFSEAVEEGQDVPPATLLEALDLVASGDVRVVITNAQTGGAETTQVVDDADSRGIPVIQFAETLPEGQTYISWMDENVAALADALAR is encoded by the coding sequence GTGACCCGGAACCGACTCCTCCTCCCCGCAGCCCTCGTCGCCGCATCCGCTCTCGCCCTGGCCGGTTGCGCCGGAACATCGGACTCCGCGGGCTCGGCCGCGACCGACGACGACGGCCGCGTGCAGATCGTCGCCTCGACCAACGTGTACGGGCAGATCGCCGAGGCGATCGGCGGCGACCTCGTCGACGTCACCTCGATCATCGCGTCGGCCTCGCAGGACCCGCATTCCTACGAGCCGAGCGCGCAGGATCAGCTCATCGTCAGTCGCGCCGACCTGCTGATCGAGAACGGCGGCGGCTACGACGCCTTCGTCGACGCGCTGATCGAGTCGTCGGGCGTCGACGCCCCGGTGATCACGGCGGTGGAGTACTCGCATGACTGGCCCGAGAACGCTGGCCACGACGCCGAGAGCACCGAGACCCCCGACGCAGAGTCTGACGACCACGCCGACGACGACGGCCATGACCACGCCGATCACGACCACGTCGAGGGCTTCAACGAGCACGTTTGGTACGACCCGCACACCATCGAGCACGTCGCCGAGGCGATCGCCGACGAGCTGACGACCCTGCTCCCCGACGACGCCGACGCGATCTCGACCAACCTCACCGCCTTCACCGACGGCGTGGCCGGCATCGAAGACGCCCTGGCCGAGGTCGAAGCATCCGACGCGGGCGCCGGGGTGTTCGTGACCGAACCGGTCCCCGGCTACCTCGTCGCCGCCGCGGGCTTGACCGTCGTCACGCCCGAGGCCTTCAGCGAAGCCGTCGAGGAAGGCCAGGACGTTCCCCCGGCCACGCTCCTCGAGGCGCTCGACCTGGTCGCGTCGGGCGACGTGCGCGTCGTCATCACCAACGCTCAGACCGGCGGGGCCGAGACGACCCAGGTCGTCGACGACGCGGACAGCCGCGGCATCCCGGTGATCCAGTTCGCGGAGACGCTCCCCGAGGGACAGACTTACATCTCGTGGATGGACGAGAACGTCGCGGCTCTGGCCGACGCCCTGGCGAGGTGA
- a CDS encoding metal ABC transporter ATP-binding protein, whose translation MTSDSPLQISGAALRRGDRELWSGLDLDVAPGEFIAVLGPSGSGKTTLLRAILGLERLSSGSIRALGSEVRRAGNRRIGYVPQQRPLPPETSLRGRDLVGLGVDGHRFGLPFPRRGDRERVRELVRAVGAEGFADRPVGELSGGEQQRLRVGQALADDPGLLLCDEPLTSLDLANQQAVVRLIDHHRARSGAAVVFVTHDINPVLEHVDRILYIAHGRFMLGAPDEVLNSAVLSDLYDAPVYVLRAGGRLVVVGAPDADDAHHHHHDEEPE comes from the coding sequence GTGACGTCCGACTCGCCTCTGCAGATCAGCGGCGCAGCTCTGCGCCGCGGGGATCGTGAATTGTGGAGCGGCCTCGACCTCGACGTCGCCCCCGGTGAGTTCATCGCCGTCCTCGGCCCGAGCGGGTCGGGAAAGACGACGCTGCTCCGCGCGATCCTCGGTCTCGAGCGCCTCAGTTCGGGCAGCATCCGGGCCCTCGGCAGCGAGGTGCGCCGGGCGGGCAACCGCCGCATCGGCTACGTGCCCCAGCAGCGTCCGCTCCCGCCCGAGACCTCATTGCGCGGGCGCGATCTCGTCGGCCTCGGCGTCGACGGGCATCGCTTCGGTCTGCCGTTCCCTCGGCGCGGCGACCGGGAACGCGTGCGCGAGCTCGTCCGCGCGGTCGGAGCCGAGGGCTTCGCCGACCGCCCGGTGGGCGAGCTATCGGGCGGAGAGCAGCAGCGTCTGCGCGTCGGGCAGGCGCTCGCCGACGACCCGGGGCTCCTGCTCTGCGATGAGCCGCTGACGAGTCTCGACCTCGCCAACCAGCAGGCGGTCGTGCGTCTCATCGACCATCATCGGGCGCGCTCGGGCGCGGCCGTGGTCTTCGTCACGCACGACATCAACCCGGTTCTCGAGCACGTCGATCGCATCCTCTACATCGCCCACGGCCGGTTCATGCTCGGCGCCCCCGACGAGGTGCTGAACTCGGCGGTGCTCAGCGACCTCTACGACGCGCCGGTCTACGTGCTGCGGGCGGGCGGGCGGCTCGTCGTGGTCGGCGCGCCCGACGCCGACGACGCCCATCACCATCACCACGACGAGGAGCCCGAATGA
- a CDS encoding aldo/keto reductase, with protein MHARTLGQGLEVSAVGLGCMGMSQSYGPNPGDRGEMIAVLRSAVEFGVTFFDTAEVYGPYVNEELVGEALEPLRADVVIATKFGWKIEGGASVGLDSRPEQIRRVADASLTRLRTDVLDLFYQHRVDPDVPIEDVAGTVGELVAEGKVRHFGLSEASASTIRAAHAVFPVSAVQSEYSLWTRDPEKEVLPTLTELGIGFVPFSPLGKGFLTGTVDTSTTFADDDIRRRVPRFEESNIAANTALVDHVRALAARKEATPGQVALAWLLAQHPHLAPIPGTRRTSRIEENAAATALALSADEIADLNGLADRIGVQGDRYNPQHMAMVNR; from the coding sequence ATGCACGCACGCACACTGGGCCAGGGTCTGGAGGTCTCGGCGGTGGGTCTGGGCTGCATGGGCATGTCGCAGAGCTACGGTCCGAACCCCGGAGATCGCGGTGAGATGATCGCCGTGCTGCGCTCGGCGGTCGAGTTCGGGGTCACGTTCTTCGACACCGCCGAGGTGTACGGTCCCTACGTCAACGAAGAGCTCGTCGGCGAGGCGCTCGAGCCGCTCCGCGCCGACGTGGTGATCGCGACGAAGTTCGGCTGGAAGATCGAGGGCGGCGCGAGCGTGGGGCTCGACAGCCGGCCCGAGCAGATCCGCCGGGTCGCCGACGCCTCGCTGACGCGCTTGCGCACCGACGTGCTCGACCTCTTCTACCAGCACCGCGTCGACCCCGACGTGCCCATCGAAGACGTCGCCGGCACCGTCGGCGAACTCGTCGCCGAGGGCAAGGTGCGTCACTTCGGCCTGTCGGAGGCGTCTGCGTCGACCATCCGCGCGGCGCACGCCGTGTTCCCGGTCTCCGCCGTGCAGAGCGAGTACTCCCTCTGGACCCGCGACCCGGAGAAGGAGGTGCTGCCGACGCTGACCGAACTCGGCATCGGGTTCGTGCCCTTCAGCCCGCTGGGCAAAGGGTTCCTCACCGGAACGGTCGACACGTCCACGACGTTCGCCGACGACGACATCCGACGCCGGGTACCGCGTTTCGAGGAGAGCAACATCGCGGCGAACACGGCGCTGGTCGACCACGTCCGCGCCCTCGCCGCCCGGAAGGAGGCGACGCCCGGCCAGGTTGCTCTCGCGTGGCTTCTCGCGCAGCATCCGCATCTCGCGCCGATCCCCGGCACGCGTCGCACGTCGCGCATCGAGGAGAACGCCGCAGCGACCGCCCTCGCCCTCTCGGCCGATGAGATCGCCGACCTGAACGGGCTCGCCGACCGCATCGGCGTGCAGGGCGACCGCTACAACCCGCAGCACATGGCTATGGTCAACCGCTGA